A window of the Halobacterium hubeiense genome harbors these coding sequences:
- a CDS encoding ABC transporter permease, whose product MSWAAVAKKDFQDAARSKALWALAALFVLFMAGAAWLYTEIQSGGQGGELAAIDLLFFLLSPAAFVVPITGLVIGHKAIAGELESGSAKFLLSLPHTRRDAVLGKVAGRGGVIAAAIVVGLVAAAIVTLVRYDTFDATAYLGFSLLTILLGVTYTAIGVGLSAATKRSGRATILALVFFVVFEVGWGLVTSGIYYLSTGSLVPGIDTAPPEWYLLMNRVPPSAAFTNAVYQFLPGNGTIVAQLFPQNPPIYLSKWAALATLLVWLVVVPALGYYRFRGMDL is encoded by the coding sequence ATGAGCTGGGCCGCCGTCGCCAAGAAGGACTTCCAGGACGCCGCGCGCTCGAAGGCGCTGTGGGCGCTGGCCGCGCTGTTCGTGCTGTTCATGGCGGGCGCGGCGTGGCTCTACACGGAGATACAGTCCGGCGGGCAAGGCGGGGAGCTGGCGGCCATCGACCTCCTCTTTTTCCTGCTCAGTCCCGCCGCGTTCGTCGTCCCCATCACGGGACTGGTCATCGGCCACAAGGCCATCGCGGGCGAGCTCGAATCCGGGAGCGCGAAGTTCCTGCTGTCGCTGCCCCACACCCGCCGGGACGCCGTTCTCGGGAAGGTCGCCGGCCGCGGCGGGGTCATCGCCGCCGCCATCGTCGTGGGCCTCGTCGCCGCCGCAATCGTCACGCTCGTTCGCTACGACACCTTCGACGCGACCGCGTACCTCGGGTTCTCGCTGTTGACGATTCTGCTCGGCGTGACGTACACCGCCATCGGCGTCGGGCTCTCCGCGGCGACCAAGCGCTCCGGTCGCGCCACCATCCTCGCGCTCGTGTTCTTCGTCGTCTTCGAGGTCGGTTGGGGGCTGGTCACCTCGGGCATCTACTACCTCTCGACGGGGTCGCTGGTCCCCGGCATCGACACGGCGCCCCCGGAGTGGTACCTCCTGATGAACCGCGTGCCGCCGTCGGCGGCGTTCACGAACGCCGTCTACCAGTTCCTCCCCGGGAACGGCACCATCGTCGCCCAGCTGTTCCCGCAGAACCCCCCGATTTACCTCTCGAAGTGGGCCGCGCTCGCGACACTGCTCGTCTGGCTGGTCGTCGTTCCCGCGCTGGGCTACTACCGCTTCCGGGGCATGGACCTGTAG
- a CDS encoding ABC transporter ATP-binding protein: protein MAAIELDGVTKRYGDVTALHDLDLQVQSGEIYGFLGPNGAGKSTTIDILLNFVRPTAGTATVLGYDAHDDSLAIRQRIGVLPEGFHVYERLTARQHLQFAIESKDANDDPDALLERVGIPDAADRKAGGFSKGMQQRLALAIALVGDPDLLILDEPSTGLDPNGAREMREIIKEEASRGATVFFSSHILEQVEAVCDRVGILQSGELVAQDTIRGLREAAVTGSTLTVTVEELTPDVVEAVEGVPGVTSVDTDRDVLTVTTDDASKTDVLDAVEGAGGEVVDFATREASLDDVFAAYTNGRDEEVSA from the coding sequence ATGGCAGCAATCGAACTCGACGGCGTCACCAAGCGGTACGGTGACGTCACCGCCCTCCACGACCTCGACCTCCAGGTCCAGTCCGGGGAGATATACGGCTTCCTCGGGCCGAACGGCGCCGGAAAGTCCACCACCATCGACATCCTCCTGAACTTCGTGCGGCCGACCGCCGGCACCGCGACCGTGCTCGGGTACGACGCCCACGACGACTCGCTGGCCATCCGCCAGCGCATCGGCGTGCTCCCCGAGGGATTCCACGTCTACGAGCGCCTCACCGCGCGCCAGCACCTCCAGTTCGCCATCGAGTCGAAGGACGCCAACGACGACCCCGACGCGCTCCTCGAACGAGTCGGCATCCCGGACGCCGCCGACCGGAAGGCCGGCGGCTTCTCGAAGGGGATGCAGCAGCGGCTCGCGCTCGCCATCGCGCTCGTCGGCGACCCCGACCTCCTGATTCTGGACGAGCCCTCGACGGGGCTGGACCCCAACGGCGCCCGCGAGATGCGCGAAATCATCAAGGAGGAAGCGTCTCGCGGCGCGACCGTCTTCTTCTCCAGTCACATCCTCGAACAGGTCGAGGCCGTCTGCGACCGCGTCGGCATCCTCCAGTCCGGCGAGCTCGTCGCGCAGGACACCATCCGCGGGCTCCGCGAGGCCGCCGTCACCGGCTCGACGCTGACGGTCACCGTCGAGGAACTCACGCCCGACGTCGTCGAAGCCGTCGAGGGCGTCCCCGGCGTCACGAGCGTCGACACCGACCGCGACGTGCTCACCGTGACCACCGATGACGCCTCCAAGACCGACGTCCTCGACGCCGTCGAGGGCGCGGGCGGCGAGGTCGTCGACTTCGCCACCCGGGAGGCGTCGCTGGACGACGTGTTCGCCGCGTACACGAACGGCCGCGACGAGGAGGTGTCGGCATGA
- a CDS encoding ABC transporter permease subunit, with protein MTWPVVARRDLRALRADNSLLVYGGFFALAAAALAYGSTNAGLTPLPSTLALLFLFAVPLTAGTLTHEAVPSGVATGRIRLTLSLPHPRSSLLAGAGAARLTVTLAGAVAAIAVAAVVYALRGAPVPVVRVLAVLALAALLAAAFVAATLALTAGSTSTTVAAATTYGFFVVAFFWPVALSLARTVLASYGVSVGGGAVDAVVVASPVFAYANALTVVGVDSVTTAGSVPDGVGAVVLFAWTVAGFALAVRRFDRVEL; from the coding sequence GTGACGTGGCCTGTCGTCGCGCGCCGCGACCTCCGCGCCCTCCGCGCCGACAACTCCCTGCTCGTGTACGGCGGCTTCTTCGCGCTGGCCGCGGCCGCGCTCGCGTACGGCTCGACGAACGCCGGGCTGACGCCGCTGCCGTCCACGCTCGCGTTGCTGTTCCTGTTCGCGGTGCCGCTGACTGCCGGCACGCTCACCCACGAGGCCGTGCCCAGCGGCGTCGCCACCGGCCGCATCCGGCTCACGCTCTCGCTGCCGCACCCGCGGTCGTCGCTGCTCGCGGGCGCGGGCGCCGCTCGCCTCACGGTGACGCTCGCCGGCGCCGTCGCCGCAATCGCCGTCGCCGCCGTCGTCTACGCGCTCCGCGGCGCGCCGGTGCCCGTGGTCCGCGTGCTCGCCGTGCTCGCGCTCGCCGCGCTGCTGGCCGCCGCGTTCGTCGCCGCGACGCTCGCGCTCACCGCGGGGTCGACGTCCACCACGGTCGCGGCCGCGACCACGTACGGGTTCTTCGTGGTGGCGTTCTTCTGGCCGGTCGCGCTGAGCCTCGCTCGCACCGTGCTCGCCAGCTACGGCGTCAGCGTCGGCGGCGGCGCCGTGGACGCTGTCGTCGTCGCCAGCCCCGTCTTCGCGTACGCGAACGCGCTCACCGTCGTCGGCGTCGACTCCGTCACCACGGCCGGCTCCGTCCCGGACGGCGTCGGCGCCGTCGTCCTGTTCGCGTGGACGGTCGCCGGGTTCGCGCTCGCGGTGCGGCGTTTCGACCGCGTCGAACTCTGA
- a CDS encoding DUF5518 domain-containing protein, producing MTATADAPADSAGPDSSSLFYDTWLDWLIIGLLGIGSVVAAWLGVTVSTAVDRAFAEDVAAEFLAGPDATEFPLTEPELADAIYAVATWAGGGLVVAGVLTLALCVWFRRYRNRVRDRLAEGRRPPRWHAPLLGGLLATALALVPFPQAVGGGAAGYLSDGSSTLDGAVAGVVFGAPGYVVWLAAVAGTLAAGFGFVAAFLVLVLLVELVVNVLFAAIGGLVAGFVWD from the coding sequence ATGACCGCCACCGCAGACGCGCCCGCCGACAGCGCGGGTCCGGACAGCTCGTCGCTGTTCTACGACACGTGGCTGGACTGGCTGATAATCGGCCTGCTCGGCATTGGGAGCGTCGTCGCCGCGTGGCTCGGCGTGACCGTCTCGACCGCCGTCGACCGCGCGTTCGCCGAGGACGTCGCCGCCGAGTTCCTCGCGGGGCCGGACGCCACTGAGTTCCCGCTGACCGAACCGGAACTCGCGGACGCCATCTACGCGGTCGCCACGTGGGCCGGCGGCGGCCTCGTCGTCGCCGGCGTCCTCACGCTTGCCCTCTGCGTCTGGTTCCGGCGTTACCGCAACCGCGTCCGCGACCGCCTCGCCGAGGGCCGCCGGCCGCCGCGCTGGCACGCGCCGCTGCTCGGCGGCCTGCTCGCGACCGCGTTGGCGTTGGTGCCGTTCCCGCAGGCCGTCGGTGGCGGCGCCGCCGGCTACCTCTCCGACGGCAGTTCCACCCTCGACGGCGCCGTCGCCGGCGTGGTGTTCGGCGCGCCCGGCTACGTCGTCTGGCTGGCGGCGGTCGCCGGAACGCTCGCCGCCGGCTTCGGCTTCGTCGCCGCGTTCCTCGTCCTCGTGTTGCTCGTCGAACTCGTCGTCAACGTGCTGTTCGCCGCCATCGGCGGCCTCGTCGCCGGCTTCGTCTGGGACTGA
- a CDS encoding excinuclease ABC subunit C — MDADEVRERAGDLPTEPGVYQFLDESGDADTVLYVGKAVDVRDRVRSYADPRSERIARMVERADAIDFAVTDTETQALLLEANLVKRHQPRYNVRLKDDKSYPLVQFTDHAVPRIEVTRDPEEGAAAYGPYTDKGDVEVVVKAIREVYGLRGCSDHKYRNRERPCLDYEMGLCSAPCTGEISEADYAADAEAAKRFFEGETGALADPIEHEMERAAQEQNFERAANLRDRLDVVESFHGGAGAAVAGGDDAATTDVLGVAVEGEDATVARLHAERGQLVERDQHHLDAPDGENPADVLAAFLVQFYAERDLPDRLLLPERHGDEDVAAWLDEAGVEVAVPGAGREATLVDLALKNAHRRSGERDELGALADALGIDRPTRIEGFDVSHAQGKAVVGSDVCFVDGSAEKADYRRKKLDEENDDYANMYRLLRWRADRAVEGRDDRPDPDLLLIDGGEGQLDAAREALADTGWDVPAVALAKDEEVVITDQRTYDWDDDAPQLHVLQRVRDEAHRFAVAYHQTLRDDVETTLDNVEGVGPELRKRLLRRFGSVEGVREASVEDLRDVEGVGEATAETLVSRL; from the coding sequence ATGGACGCCGACGAGGTCAGGGAGCGCGCGGGCGACCTGCCGACGGAGCCCGGCGTCTACCAGTTCCTCGACGAGAGCGGCGACGCCGACACCGTCCTCTACGTCGGGAAGGCCGTCGACGTGCGGGACCGCGTGCGGTCGTACGCCGACCCCAGAAGCGAGCGCATCGCGCGGATGGTCGAGCGCGCGGACGCCATCGACTTCGCGGTGACGGACACGGAGACGCAGGCGCTGTTGCTGGAGGCGAACCTCGTGAAGCGCCACCAGCCGCGGTACAACGTCCGCCTCAAAGACGACAAGTCCTACCCGCTCGTGCAGTTCACGGACCACGCCGTCCCCCGCATCGAGGTGACGCGGGACCCCGAGGAGGGCGCGGCGGCGTACGGCCCGTACACGGACAAGGGCGACGTGGAGGTCGTGGTGAAGGCGATTCGGGAGGTGTACGGGCTGCGGGGCTGCTCGGACCACAAGTACCGGAACCGCGAGCGCCCCTGCCTGGACTACGAGATGGGGCTGTGTTCGGCGCCCTGCACGGGCGAAATCAGCGAGGCTGACTACGCGGCGGACGCGGAGGCCGCCAAGCGGTTCTTCGAGGGGGAGACGGGCGCGCTCGCGGACCCCATCGAGCACGAGATGGAGCGCGCCGCCCAAGAGCAGAACTTCGAACGGGCGGCGAACCTCCGGGACCGCTTGGACGTCGTGGAGTCGTTCCACGGCGGCGCGGGCGCGGCGGTCGCGGGCGGCGACGACGCGGCGACGACGGACGTGCTCGGCGTCGCCGTGGAGGGCGAGGACGCGACGGTCGCGCGCCTGCACGCCGAGCGCGGCCAGCTCGTGGAGCGCGACCAGCACCACCTCGATGCTCCCGACGGAGAGAATCCGGCGGACGTGCTGGCGGCGTTCCTCGTGCAGTTCTACGCGGAGCGCGACCTCCCGGACCGCCTGCTGTTGCCCGAGCGCCACGGCGACGAGGACGTGGCTGCGTGGCTGGACGAGGCGGGCGTGGAGGTGGCGGTGCCGGGCGCGGGCCGCGAGGCGACGCTCGTTGACCTCGCGCTGAAGAACGCTCACCGGCGCTCCGGGGAGCGCGACGAACTCGGCGCGCTCGCGGACGCGCTCGGCATCGACCGCCCGACGCGCATCGAGGGGTTCGACGTGAGCCACGCACAGGGGAAGGCCGTCGTCGGCAGCGACGTCTGTTTCGTGGACGGTAGCGCCGAGAAGGCCGACTACCGCCGGAAGAAGCTCGACGAGGAGAACGACGACTACGCGAACATGTACCGGCTGTTGCGGTGGCGCGCCGACCGCGCGGTCGAAGGGAGAGACGACCGCCCGGACCCCGACCTCCTGCTCATCGACGGCGGCGAGGGACAGCTAGACGCCGCCCGGGAGGCGCTGGCGGACACCGGCTGGGACGTGCCGGCGGTCGCACTGGCGAAAGACGAGGAGGTCGTGATAACCGACCAGCGGACGTACGACTGGGACGACGACGCGCCCCAGTTGCACGTCCTCCAGCGCGTGCGCGACGAGGCCCACCGGTTCGCGGTCGCGTACCACCAGACGCTCCGGGACGACGTGGAGACGACGCTGGACAACGTCGAGGGCGTCGGCCCGGAACTCCGCAAGCGCCTGCTCCGGCGGTTCGGCAGCGTCGAGGGCGTCCGCGAGGCGTCGGTCGAAGACCTGCGGGACGTCGAGGGCGTGGGCGAAGCGACCGCCGAGACCCTCGTGAGCCGGCTCTAG
- the uvrB gene encoding excinuclease ABC subunit UvrB → MSDASGPLQPDRPEAEKPFRVDAPFDPAGDQPQAIQQLAEGFESGADAQTLLGVTGSGKTNTVSWVVEELQQPTLVIAHNKTLAAQLYEELRNLFPDNAVEYFVSYYNYYQPEAYVEQTDKYIEKDASINDEIDRLRHSATRSLLTRDDVIVVASVSAIYGLGDPRNYEEMSLRLEVGQEIERDELLGRLVDLNYERNDVDFTQGTFRVRGDTVEVFPMYGRYPVRVEFWGDEVDRMAKLDPLEGTVESEEPAVLFHPAEHYSVPEDEMEAAIEQIRDDMHERVRHFERNGDMVAAQRIEERTTFDLEMMAEAGYCSGIENYSVYLSDREPGDAPYTLLDYFPDDFLTVIDESHRTVPQIKGQYAGDKSRKDSLVENGFRLPTAYDNRPLTFEEFEEKTDQTLYVSATPGDYEREQSAQVVEQIVRPTHLVDPEINVADATGQVEDLMDRIDERVANDERVLVTTLTKRMAEDLTEYLEEAGVAVEYMHDETDTLERHELVRGLRLGEYDVLVGINLLREGLDIPEVSLVAILDADQEGFLRSETSLVQTMGRAARNVNGEVVLYADERTDAMRDAIEETQRRRRIQREFNEEHGTTPTTIDKEVGDMNLPGAETDTSDIAGDGPSDEQEAAILVEDLEERMEEAAGNLEFELAADIRDRIRELREEYDLDGGDEAEDAGVAPEPGEW, encoded by the coding sequence ATGAGCGACGCCAGCGGTCCCCTCCAGCCGGACCGACCCGAGGCCGAGAAGCCGTTCCGCGTGGACGCGCCGTTCGACCCCGCGGGCGACCAGCCGCAGGCCATCCAGCAGTTGGCCGAGGGGTTCGAGAGCGGCGCGGACGCGCAGACGCTGCTCGGAGTGACGGGCTCCGGGAAGACCAACACCGTCTCGTGGGTCGTCGAGGAACTCCAGCAGCCGACGCTGGTCATCGCGCACAACAAGACGCTCGCCGCGCAACTGTACGAGGAGCTGCGGAACCTCTTCCCGGACAACGCCGTCGAGTACTTCGTCTCGTACTACAACTACTACCAGCCCGAGGCGTACGTCGAGCAGACGGACAAGTACATCGAGAAGGACGCCTCCATCAACGACGAAATCGACCGGCTGCGTCACTCCGCGACGCGCTCGCTTTTGACGCGGGACGACGTCATCGTGGTGGCCTCCGTCTCCGCCATCTACGGGCTGGGTGACCCGCGCAACTACGAGGAGATGAGCCTCCGCCTCGAAGTCGGGCAGGAGATCGAGCGCGACGAACTCCTGGGGCGGCTCGTGGACCTGAACTACGAGCGCAACGACGTGGACTTCACGCAGGGGACGTTCCGCGTCCGCGGGGACACCGTCGAGGTGTTCCCGATGTACGGCCGCTACCCCGTGCGCGTGGAGTTCTGGGGCGACGAAGTGGACCGGATGGCGAAACTCGACCCGCTGGAGGGCACCGTCGAGAGCGAGGAGCCCGCGGTCCTGTTCCACCCGGCGGAGCACTACTCGGTGCCCGAGGACGAGATGGAGGCAGCCATCGAGCAGATTCGAGACGACATGCACGAGCGCGTCCGGCACTTCGAGCGCAACGGCGACATGGTCGCCGCCCAGCGCATCGAGGAGCGCACCACGTTCGACCTCGAGATGATGGCCGAGGCGGGCTACTGTTCGGGCATCGAGAACTACTCGGTGTACCTCTCGGACCGCGAACCCGGGGACGCGCCCTACACGCTCCTGGACTACTTCCCCGACGACTTCCTCACCGTCATCGACGAGTCCCACCGCACCGTCCCCCAAATCAAGGGCCAGTACGCGGGCGACAAGTCCCGGAAAGACAGCCTCGTGGAGAACGGCTTCCGCCTCCCGACGGCGTACGACAACCGCCCGCTGACGTTCGAGGAGTTCGAGGAGAAGACCGACCAGACGCTGTATGTCTCCGCGACGCCCGGCGACTACGAGCGCGAGCAGTCCGCGCAGGTCGTCGAGCAGATTGTCCGCCCGACCCACCTCGTCGACCCCGAAATCAACGTCGCCGACGCCACCGGACAGGTCGAGGACCTGATGGACCGCATCGACGAGCGCGTCGCGAACGACGAGCGCGTGCTCGTGACGACGCTCACCAAGCGCATGGCCGAGGACCTCACGGAGTACCTCGAAGAAGCCGGGGTCGCCGTCGAGTACATGCACGACGAGACGGACACGCTCGAACGCCACGAACTCGTGCGCGGGCTCCGGCTCGGCGAGTACGACGTGCTCGTCGGCATCAACCTCCTCCGTGAGGGACTGGACATCCCGGAGGTCTCGCTGGTCGCCATCCTCGACGCCGACCAGGAGGGGTTCCTGCGCTCGGAGACCAGCCTCGTGCAGACGATGGGCCGCGCCGCGCGGAACGTCAACGGCGAGGTGGTGCTGTACGCCGACGAGCGCACGGACGCGATGCGGGACGCCATCGAGGAGACCCAGCGCCGCCGCCGCATCCAGCGGGAGTTCAACGAGGAACACGGCACGACGCCGACGACCATCGACAAGGAGGTCGGGGACATGAACCTCCCCGGCGCGGAGACCGACACCTCCGACATCGCCGGCGACGGCCCCAGCGACGAGCAGGAGGCCGCCATCCTCGTGGAGGACCTCGAAGAGCGCATGGAGGAGGCGGCCGGCAACCTTGAGTTCGAACTCGCGGCGGACATCCGCGACCGCATCCGCGAACTCCGCGAGGAGTACGACCTCGACGGCGGCGACGAGGCCGAGGACGCGGGCGTCGCGCCCGAACCCGGCGAGTGGTAG
- a CDS encoding outer membrane protein assembly factor BamB family protein, protein MPSRRDALKALALGSAGVLAGGAARYGAWSPDVHQPADGTWPQPRYGPRNTAHSPDASPPTDTPEVVARHEVGDAVESVRVGAERTYAGTEHAVWAFDRDGERGSAWSQSADARQLAVGPDAVIAGGRGQVAGLAPDSGEVLWQHDTETYVRSVLAGERTAYVGGYDELAAFDATTGRRRWRLSTKRDTRPGFDGDGRLLVTGDGADAVHAYEARSDAEGVLANAPTRTWTATEASGATYPVVSENGGLFVGKLGCPDTYPCGVVALRGDGTADWTAEPGPNLQHPAFDGERVYVASARFGDEDGVSYRHDATLHALDAETGDELWAFQRGERFASPIVADGTVYVAGEGSPNGNLHALDAETGDRLWTHDANGANAVVAVEDALVVGTADGRVLELR, encoded by the coding sequence ATGCCCTCCAGACGCGACGCGCTGAAAGCCCTCGCACTCGGTAGCGCGGGCGTGCTCGCCGGCGGCGCCGCACGGTACGGCGCGTGGTCCCCGGACGTCCACCAGCCCGCCGACGGGACGTGGCCGCAGCCGCGGTACGGCCCTCGGAACACGGCGCACAGCCCCGACGCGTCGCCGCCGACCGACACCCCCGAAGTCGTCGCCCGGCACGAGGTCGGTGACGCCGTCGAGAGCGTTCGAGTCGGCGCCGAACGCACGTACGCTGGCACCGAGCACGCGGTGTGGGCGTTCGACCGGGACGGCGAACGGGGGTCGGCGTGGAGCCAGTCCGCCGACGCCCGGCAGCTCGCCGTCGGCCCCGACGCCGTGATTGCTGGGGGTCGCGGACAGGTCGCCGGACTCGCCCCCGACAGCGGGGAAGTGCTGTGGCAACACGACACCGAGACGTACGTCCGGAGCGTGCTGGCCGGTGAACGCACCGCGTACGTCGGTGGCTACGACGAGCTCGCGGCGTTCGACGCGACCACCGGCAGGCGACGGTGGCGGCTGTCCACGAAGCGAGACACGCGTCCCGGGTTCGACGGCGACGGCCGGCTACTCGTCACGGGCGACGGCGCCGACGCCGTCCACGCCTACGAAGCGCGCAGTGACGCCGAGGGCGTGCTCGCGAACGCTCCGACGCGGACGTGGACGGCGACGGAAGCCAGCGGTGCGACCTACCCCGTGGTCTCGGAGAACGGCGGGCTGTTCGTCGGGAAACTCGGCTGTCCGGACACCTATCCGTGTGGCGTGGTCGCCCTGCGAGGCGACGGGACCGCCGACTGGACTGCCGAACCCGGCCCCAACCTCCAGCACCCGGCGTTCGACGGCGAGCGCGTGTACGTCGCCTCGGCGCGATTCGGCGACGAGGATGGCGTGAGCTACCGCCACGACGCCACGCTGCACGCCCTCGACGCCGAGACCGGCGACGAACTGTGGGCGTTCCAGCGCGGCGAGCGGTTCGCGTCGCCAATCGTCGCCGACGGCACCGTCTACGTCGCGGGGGAGGGTAGCCCGAACGGCAACCTCCACGCGCTCGACGCCGAGACCGGCGACCGGCTGTGGACGCACGATGCGAACGGCGCGAACGCGGTCGTCGCTGTCGAGGACGCGCTGGTCGTCGGCACGGCCGACGGCCGCGTCCTCGAACTCCGATAG
- a CDS encoding DUF7553 family protein: MVREDLRAASDHLRAASVAADDPDDEQRLYEQSDALAELATADSGPDHGRLARITHALDDLADAVDDEDARESIADAKASVEAYRETVDGV, from the coding sequence ATGGTACGCGAAGACCTGCGCGCGGCGAGCGACCACCTCCGAGCCGCCTCCGTCGCCGCCGACGACCCCGACGACGAGCAACGCCTCTACGAACAGTCCGACGCGCTCGCGGAGCTCGCGACCGCCGACAGCGGCCCCGACCACGGCCGCCTCGCGCGCATCACGCACGCCCTCGACGACCTCGCGGACGCGGTCGACGACGAGGACGCCCGCGAGAGCATCGCCGACGCCAAAGCCAGCGTCGAAGCCTACCGCGAGACGGTCGACGGCGTCTAA
- a CDS encoding sulfurtransferase: MAEYAKDVLVTADWVEERLDEFESDDPEHRLVEVDVDTEAYDDEHAPGAIGFNWETQLQDQTQRDILEKDDFEGLLGSHGITEDSTVVLYGDNSNWFAAYAYWQFKYYGHDDVKLLDGGREYWVENDYPTTDEVPEFSEQSYDASGPRESIRAYRDDVEKAIDRGVPLVDVRSPEEYSGEVLAPPGLQETAQRGGHIPGAKNISWAAVTNDDGTFKTQAELEELYADEGIEGDSTTVAYCRIGERSSVAWFALHELLGYDDTVNYDGSWTEWGNLVDAPIETGE; this comes from the coding sequence ATGGCAGAATACGCCAAAGACGTACTCGTCACCGCGGACTGGGTCGAGGAGCGCCTCGACGAGTTCGAGAGTGACGACCCCGAGCATCGACTCGTCGAAGTCGACGTCGACACCGAAGCGTACGACGACGAACACGCGCCCGGTGCCATCGGCTTCAACTGGGAGACCCAACTGCAGGACCAGACCCAGCGGGACATCCTCGAGAAGGACGACTTCGAGGGCCTCCTCGGCAGCCACGGCATCACCGAGGACTCTACGGTCGTCCTCTACGGCGACAACTCCAACTGGTTCGCCGCCTACGCCTACTGGCAGTTCAAGTACTACGGCCACGACGACGTGAAGCTCCTCGACGGCGGCCGCGAGTACTGGGTGGAGAACGACTACCCGACCACCGACGAGGTGCCGGAGTTCTCCGAGCAGTCCTACGACGCCAGCGGCCCCCGCGAGTCCATCCGCGCGTACCGCGACGACGTCGAGAAGGCCATCGACCGCGGCGTCCCGCTCGTCGACGTCCGTAGCCCCGAGGAGTACAGCGGCGAAGTCCTCGCGCCGCCGGGACTCCAGGAGACCGCCCAGCGCGGCGGCCACATCCCCGGCGCGAAGAACATCTCGTGGGCCGCGGTCACGAACGACGACGGCACGTTCAAGACCCAAGCGGAGCTCGAAGAGCTCTACGCCGACGAGGGCATCGAGGGCGACAGCACGACGGTCGCGTACTGCCGCATCGGCGAGCGCTCGTCGGTCGCGTGGTTCGCGCTCCACGAACTGCTCGGCTACGACGACACCGTCAACTACGACGGCTCGTGGACCGAGTGGGGCAACCTCGTGGACGCCCCCATCGAGACGGGCGAGTAA
- a CDS encoding sulfurtransferase encodes MSEEWVASADWLAEHLDDVAVVDIRDAWEYDGIGHVPGAVSVPFDDFRAEGGPEGMMPARDHWADLLGDAGIERGDTIVAYDDTHGVFAARFLVTALYYGHDDLRLLDGDYSAWLRDHETTDDAPDVTPTDYEPGDAREDVFVDADDVLAATDDPDAVVVDTREPEEYAEGHIPGAVNLDWKEVVDDETRGLKPRADIEDLLAERGITPDERVVLYCNTARRISHTFVVLRWLGFPDVAFYEGSLTDWTERGHPLE; translated from the coding sequence ATGAGCGAGGAATGGGTCGCGTCCGCGGACTGGCTCGCCGAACACCTCGACGACGTCGCCGTCGTGGACATCCGCGACGCGTGGGAGTACGACGGCATCGGGCACGTTCCGGGCGCGGTCAGCGTGCCGTTCGACGACTTCCGAGCCGAGGGCGGGCCGGAGGGAATGATGCCCGCCCGCGACCACTGGGCCGACCTGCTCGGCGACGCGGGCATCGAGCGCGGGGACACAATCGTCGCGTACGACGACACGCACGGCGTGTTCGCCGCGCGCTTCCTCGTCACCGCGCTCTACTACGGCCACGACGACCTCCGACTGCTGGACGGCGACTACAGCGCGTGGCTGCGCGACCACGAGACCACCGACGACGCGCCCGACGTGACGCCGACCGACTACGAGCCCGGCGACGCCCGCGAGGACGTGTTCGTGGACGCCGACGACGTGCTCGCGGCGACCGACGACCCCGACGCGGTGGTCGTGGACACCCGCGAGCCCGAGGAGTACGCCGAGGGCCACATTCCGGGCGCGGTGAACCTCGACTGGAAGGAGGTCGTCGACGACGAGACGCGCGGCCTCAAGCCCCGCGCGGACATCGAGGACTTGCTCGCCGAGCGCGGCATTACGCCCGACGAGCGGGTCGTGCTGTACTGCAACACTGCGCGCCGCATCAGCCACACGTTCGTCGTGCTGCGCTGGCTGGGGTTCCCGGACGTCGCGTTCTACGAGGGCAGCCTCACGGACTGGACCGAGCGCGGCCACCCGCTGGAGTAG